AATATTCAAGGTTTTTTAGTCTATTAAACCTGCTTCTCTTGCACGAATCTGAGTTATTATTCTGATATTTTTACCTTGGTTTTTTAATTCCTGACAGTCAATGCCTAAAGCTTCTTGAAGTTTATCCCAGTAGTGACGCACCATGCGTTCTGAAACACAGATATTTTCAGCAATAGCTTTATCTTGTAACCCTTCTTGAAAAGCTAGATTTAAAAGTGTTAAACACTCTGGTTTGATTTCTAATTCCGAATAGATAGATTGGATATCTTTAATATGAGTTAATCCTTGCAATGCCCAACTAACTCTAATGAGCATTTCTTTACTGGAGAGACTTTTATCAGCAACTGTAAAGCCTCCTTTGTGTGTATCGATTGCAGATTTTATCCGCACTAATTTTTTCACATGTTCACTTTGAATTACAATATTAAGCTTAGGATATTTATCGAGTAATTCACTGAGTAATTGTATACCTGTACAAATTCGTGCTGTTGCTCCCTGTTTTTCTGGCAAAAAAATATCCATTATTACTAGGTCAGGTTCTAGCAATGAAATTTGATTTAAAACATTTTCGGCAGTGTTAGCAGTAATTATTTTTGCATGTGGGTATTGGGAGTATAGTAACCTAAGTACTCCACTCAGGCATATTTCATGACCATCAATCAAAAATATTTTCAATGTAGCGTGCGGTAAATCTTTGTTCATGCTGTATTACTCACATTTCAATACTTTTCGGAATTAAATTCATTTCTGCTACATCACCGCAGAAATTATGAAATCAGTAATCACAGGAGTAGAAACAAGCAGAAAGTTTGCTCATTCTCATAAATCGAAAACCCAAAACAGCAAACACTAAGCCAAGATTTTGATCAACAGGATGAACGTAGACTTTCAAAACACGTCTACTTGCTGCCTCCGTAGTAATACTTCTCAAATCAATGAGTATATTACGGCGTTTGTTACAAACTGTAACATTTATATCTATAAAGAATATTCAGTATATTTAATTAATAACCGAAAAATATGAAAGCGATCGCACCTCCTAGTAAAAAAATTAATATCTGTTACTAGGTAAAAAGATTAAATCTACTGTTTCACCTACTGCTAAACCTAAACCAGCTAATAAAGTTAATAACAATAATGCATCTCGTTTGCTAAACCCAGCAAAACGTAACTCTATTTCTGCTAAAACCGTAGTTGCTAATGGCGTAACTATAAAAGTAAAAAATATCGGTAAAAATGCTACTAAAATCACTGACGAACTTAAAGCAAGGACAACAATTAAGATTTGAGAACCATAATTCAATAAGCGGTTCAACCAAGATAGACTCCGTCCCACTAAAGTGAATACCAAAGCAACTACTAATACTCCTACAAGCCAAACAATATGATTAACAGACAAGTACCATCCTAAAAAAGCGTAAGCCAGCCAATGCAACATTAAAGGTGTCCAAGGAAACTGGTTAAAAAATTCAATATTCATAACCTAATTGTTCATATAAATTTACCTTTTTTCTGTAGGTGGATAAAGTGTTGAATATGTTATACATCATATTTCTCCTCATGCATATTCCATCAGAGATAGGACTTACGCACTAGTAACGGAAAAACGAACCGCGTAGGACGCAAAGGACACGTAGACGCGTAAGCGGCTTCCCGCAGGGTAGGAATAAGAGTTTGAGAGAGTTTTTGCGTAAGTCCCGAGATAGATGCTGATTCAAGATTCAATATCATGTCCGTTTAAGGACTTATGTTATCCGTTGAGGTCGGTAATTGGTAATAAATGATAATTGCTTATTTTTTCACTATGCCCAATGTTTAATACCCAAGCTTTATATCGTAAGCAATTAGTCGGACATAATATAACCTATTTAAAAAATTATTATCTAAGTAACTTTTAAAATCGAGTATCAAAATAACCTAGTTTTTATTGCCGCGATATTATTGTAACAAGTTTCTAAGTATCTATCTTTCTGTAAAGAATATCTAAGTAATTCAGTTGACTGATATTATTAATAGACACAATTATAAATTGACCAAAAATTGTAGCGGCTCTAATCGAATAGCTCTTTCGATAGCTGCCTGCGATCGCTGCTGAAATATATGTCATCATTTATTCAAAAAAAAACGAATTTGCTCATAAGTACTGAGACCTCTGTTATTCAAGAAACACAACATTACCAAATAGTTATTGTTGGTGGTGGTGCTGCTGGCGTTACTGTAGCATCTCAGTTGCATGCCAAAAATAGCAAACTCGACATTGCTATCCTGGAGCCGAAAGCTCAACACTATGATCAACCTGCTTGGACTTTGGTAGGAGGAGGTGAATACAGCATAGATGATACAGTCAAACCACAAGCCAGTTGTATTCCCAAAGGCGTAACTTGGATTCAAGACTACGCAACCGAACTAAACCCCGATGAAAATGCCATAATTACCCGTTCTGGTAAACAAGTGTACTATGATTACTTGGTGTTGTGTGCTGGCATTCAAATTGACTGGCATTTAATAGAAGGCTTGCAAGAAGCACTGGGTAAGGGAGGAGTGTGCAGTAATTATGCATTTGAATATGCTCCTTATACCTGGGAAGTGATCCGGAATTTTCAGGGAGGGAATGCTTTATTTACCTTCCCAGCGACACCAATTAAATGTGGTGGCGCTCCTCAAAAAATTATGTATATGGCTGATGATGCTTTTCACCGTCAAGACGTTAGCAACAAAACAAACGTTATGTTTTGCTCTGCGGTGGGTGCAATTTTTCCTGTTCCCGCCTATGCAGAACGATTACTCAAGGTAGTTGAGCGCCGCCATATTCAAGTTAAATTTAAACACAATCTCAGGGCAATTCGGGCAGCAGCCAAAGAAGCGGTATTTGATGTCACTACAGATCAAGGTACACAGCAAGTAACCATTCCCTATGACATGATCCATGTTACACCGCCAATGAGCGCTCCAGATTTTATCAAAACGAGCAAATTGGCAGCGAGTACAGGTTGGGTAGATGTAGATAAACAGACATTGCAGCACAATCAATACCCCAATGTCTTTAGTTTAGGGGATGCTTCTTCCCTACCCACTTCTAAAACTGCTGCTGCTATTCGTCGTCAGGCTCCTATTTTAGTGGAAAATCTTTTGGCCTTAATCTACTCTACCTCAATGACAGGAAGCTACAACGGCTATACTTGCTGTCCGTTAATTACTGGATATGGCAAAGTAATCATGGCAGAGTTTGACTACAGTAACCAACCCATATCTACTTTCCCAATAGATCCCAGAGAGGAACGTTATAGTATGTGGTTGGTGAAGCGTCATGTTTTACCTTGGGTTTACTGGAATCGGATGTTAAAAGGTAAGCAGTTTGAAGGTGATGCGTTGAAGTTGAAAGGGTGGAAACAACAGACTACTAGTAGTACTCCACATAAGTTCTAAGGGTTTGCAAGGGGATAGCTCCCCGACTTTAAAAAAAGCCGAGAAGCTGACCATCATAAATTAATGTAGTGGACAGCTATATCAGTATTAAACTTTCCAGAATTAATAAAGCGATCGCAAGTTTTGATGGAAACTCCTTGAGGAATTCTTCAATGAGTTTTAAATCAAAATAATTTGAAATTTTATTTATCTATTTATTTGATTATTTGAAATGTCAAAATATTAAGTCAAAAACTGTGTAATAACTAGCATAAAAACATGAATTATCACTTAATCAATTGTATTCATGGTGATGATAAATTGTATATATAGTATTGTTAAAATAACGAAGAATCAGGTTGCATTCTATTTAGAGAATTCTGTCTTGTACAGATATTTAATGGCATATCTGTACAGCAATTAGGAGAGTTTTATATTCAATTTTTGTCTCCTCACTCTCCTAGCAACCGCTACAGAGCAAGTTAAATGCATATCTTACTTAAGAGGTAGTAATATGCGTCGTTGGTGGTTGACAAATTTAAGCGTTGTCGTGGCGTTTATGGTGTTAGAAGTAATAGGTAAGAGTAGTTTCAATGGGACAGCATTGGGTGTTAACAAAAGTAACAAACCACTTTTAATTGCACAAAATTATACTCGTACCCGAATCATGCCTCTTGGTGACTCAATTACTGGAGGAGAGGGAGGTCAAAACAGCTATCGTCGCTTACTTTGGTTTTACTTACTCAATGCAGGTTATAGTGTTGATTTTGTTGGTTCACTCCGAGTTAATTGTGGCAGAACTCCTTCTTTGCCGGATTTTGATTTAGACAATGAGGGTCATTGTGGTTGGCGGGCCGATCAGATACTTGCTGGGATTGACGAGTGGGCAAGCAAAACTCGACCAGATGTCGTGCTGATTCATCTAGGAACAAATGACCTTGGTAGCGGAGAAACCCCAGAAAGTACAATCGAGGATATACGTGGAATCATTCAAAAGCTTCGATACTACAACCCATATGTAAAGATACTGTTGGCTGAAATTATTCCATCCTGTGGAAGTTTGGAGCGTAAAGCATTATTTAATGCACAAATCCCAACTCTTGCCAACCAAACCAATACATATCAATCGCCTGTTATAGTCGTTGATCAGTATACTGGTTTTTATCTTTCTGATACTTTCGATGGGTGTCATCCTAATGATAATGGTGAATCGAAAATGGCTAACCGTTGGTTAGAGGCTCTCAAAAAGGTGCTTTAGCTAAAACCGCAAGAAGCCTCCCACCTACCCGAAGGAGGTGATGAGATGAATTGCTCTTTGATGACGAATTGACCCACAACCAATTCAATCCGAAGGATTGACAGAGCAGGGGGTCGATAAGGAATCACCATTTTCTACGTTTGGTAGTCGGTCAATCCAATCTTCTATCACCTGGGTCACAGTCTTATCTTTGTTTGTGGCGTGCTGCCTGAGCTTATTTAATCTGCGTGTTGACATTCTGACACTTAATCTAGAATCTTTCATAACGGGTAAACAATGTGTACCCTTTTATGATAAAGTATATCTGGTGTTGAGAATTAAGAAATGAGGACTGCATACCAGTACAAACTACGTCCAACAAAAGTGCAAGCCGCAGAGATAGATAGATGGTTGTCTATGTTGTGCGCTCAGTATAACTATTTGTTGGCAGATAGATTTAATTGGTATGAACAAAACGTAATCCTGTTAATTCTTGCCCACTAGTTTGTCACCTGCCTGAATTAAGAGATAATCCCGACTACTACTCACAAAAGAAAACATTGCCTGAGCTTAAGAAAACTCATCCCCATTACGGTGATATTTATTCACAAGTTTTACAAGATGTAGTTAAACGAGTTAAGGTAACTTTTGACCGTTTTCTTAAGGGTGATAGCAACGGTAAGAAAAGCGGCAAACCAAGGTTTAAATCTAGAAGTAGATACAAAACCTTCACTTATCCTCAGATGAAAGAGGACTGCTTGCAGGATAACTTGATTAATCTCCCAAAACTGGGGTTAATAAAAGTTGTTTTGCATCGTCAACTACCTACTGGTTTCAAAATTAAAACCGCTTCTGTTACCAAAAAAGCAGATGGATACTACATCACTTTAAGTCTAGAAGATCCTACAGTTCCTACTGTTAAACCTGACATTAATCCCGAGTCGATTACTGGCATTGACTTGGGATTGAAAGAGTTTTTGACAACCTCTGAAGGTGAAACTGTTGCCATTCCAAAACACTATAGGAAAGCACAAAAACGATTAAGAGTTATTCAAAAACGAGTATCTAGACGCAAAAAGGGCAGTAAAGGGAGACAAAAAGCAGTTAAGCAACTAGGTAAGCAACATAAAAAAGTTGCTGATAAGCGTCGGGATTTTCACTTCAAAACTGCTAATCATTTAATCAAAAAGTATGATGTCATAGTCCATGAAGATTTAAATATCAAAGGACTTTCAAAATCCAGGCGAGCATTGTCAGTTCATGATGCTGGGTGGTCAAGCTTTTTATCAACTCTTGCAAATAAAGCCGAAAATGCTGGTTTGCTTGTGATAGCTGTTAACCCAAAAAATACATCTCAAGATTGTTCTAACTGTAGGGCTAAAGTTCCTAAAAAGCTGCATGAAAGATGCCATAATTGCCCTCATTGTTCATGCAGCCTGGACAGAGATCATAACGCCGCAATCAATATAAAAAATAGGGCGGATGGGCATACCCTTCTTAAAGCCAAGAGTCTCCTACGCGATAGCCGGATTGTCTTGGAAGCCTACACTTACTGCGAAGCAGAAGTGTAGGAGATGTCACTTCACAAACAGTTGGCGGGAAGTTCCCTAAGCGTGACTGGGATAGGAGTTCTAATAACCCGCCAACTTTGGTAATTGGTAATAGGTAATTGAGCTTTTTAATTATGCTTGACTTACATATATAAATACTGTTTGAAATAAACCCACAATAAAACCTAAAATTCCACCTAAGGTCACTATTGCCTGTAATTCATTTTTGACAATTCCCTCAATAGCAGCTTCTAAATCAGCAGGTGAAGTTGACTTAACACGGTCAATAATTACCTGATCAAGTGATAAAATTGGAATTGCTTGAGCAACTATAGCTTCCAAATCTCTTTCCAAATATCGCTCTAAGATTAATGCTAATTCTAGACTTACAACTTCTAAAGAACTATTAACAACAGCAGAATTACTGAGGCGATTAACTAATAATACAGCAATATTTTCCCAATTAATCGAGTCGCTAAATCCTTGTAAAAATTCACTGCCACGTGTTTGCAAGTATTGACGTACGCTGTCGCGGGTAGTTTTTCTTAGTTGTCGGACTGTACCTACAGGCAAGTTTTGTAACATTATATCTTGCAGTAATTTTTTGATGCGATCGCGTACTTGTAGTTCTTGAATCAACTCCTGCAAACGTTGATTTGTCGCTTCTTTTTCATCTAAACAGTAGGTCCGCAAGCGGGTTAAGCTATTACGTAAACCAAATAAATTTGCTACTACCCAATAAGTACCACTGGTTTTTTCTCGAAAGCTTTCATCTATAGTTTGAATTGTGCGATCGGTCAAAAAATTAATGATCGCTTGTCGGATGACATCAGGTGGTAAGACAACTTCTATTAACCAATCAGCAAGACGAGAGGCTTGTTCTTCGCTTAATTGAAATTCTAGTAAAACTTGATCAAAAATTTGATTGATCTGTGCTTCTAAAAAATCTTCCCGTCGTGCCAAAACCTTCAACAGACGAGGTAGTGATTCACCCAATAAATCCCGCAAAATATTTGCCACAATTTTGGCAGTTTTTTGCTCACGATCTGCTTTTACCTGATCAATTGCCATTTGCAGCAACCAGAAAATCGCTGATTGTACACGTTCTGTTTGTAAGAGTCGCCGCGCCAGATTCTGTAGTTCTTCTGGTGTCAGGAGCGACCCCATAATCGTATCAGAGATATTTTTGGCAAGGCGTTCCTGGTTACGGGGAATCAGTCCAGGTGTAA
Above is a genomic segment from Fischerella sp. JS2 containing:
- a CDS encoding SGNH/GDSL hydrolase family protein is translated as MRRWWLTNLSVVVAFMVLEVIGKSSFNGTALGVNKSNKPLLIAQNYTRTRIMPLGDSITGGEGGQNSYRRLLWFYLLNAGYSVDFVGSLRVNCGRTPSLPDFDLDNEGHCGWRADQILAGIDEWASKTRPDVVLIHLGTNDLGSGETPESTIEDIRGIIQKLRYYNPYVKILLAEIIPSCGSLERKALFNAQIPTLANQTNTYQSPVIVVDQYTGFYLSDTFDGCHPNDNGESKMANRWLEALKKVL
- a CDS encoding DUF445 domain-containing protein codes for the protein MDWSHLWLYVSPPILGGVIGYFTNDIAIKMLFRPYRAIYIGGRRIPFTPGLIPRNQERLAKNISDTIMGSLLTPEELQNLARRLLQTERVQSAIFWLLQMAIDQVKADREQKTAKIVANILRDLLGESLPRLLKVLARREDFLEAQINQIFDQVLLEFQLSEEQASRLADWLIEVVLPPDVIRQAIINFLTDRTIQTIDESFREKTSGTYWVVANLFGLRNSLTRLRTYCLDEKEATNQRLQELIQELQVRDRIKKLLQDIMLQNLPVGTVRQLRKTTRDSVRQYLQTRGSEFLQGFSDSINWENIAVLLVNRLSNSAVVNSSLEVVSLELALILERYLERDLEAIVAQAIPILSLDQVIIDRVKSTSPADLEAAIEGIVKNELQAIVTLGGILGFIVGLFQTVFIYVSQA
- a CDS encoding FAD/NAD(P)-binding oxidoreductase; amino-acid sequence: MSSFIQKKTNLLISTETSVIQETQHYQIVIVGGGAAGVTVASQLHAKNSKLDIAILEPKAQHYDQPAWTLVGGGEYSIDDTVKPQASCIPKGVTWIQDYATELNPDENAIITRSGKQVYYDYLVLCAGIQIDWHLIEGLQEALGKGGVCSNYAFEYAPYTWEVIRNFQGGNALFTFPATPIKCGGAPQKIMYMADDAFHRQDVSNKTNVMFCSAVGAIFPVPAYAERLLKVVERRHIQVKFKHNLRAIRAAAKEAVFDVTTDQGTQQVTIPYDMIHVTPPMSAPDFIKTSKLAASTGWVDVDKQTLQHNQYPNVFSLGDASSLPTSKTAAAIRRQAPILVENLLALIYSTSMTGSYNGYTCCPLITGYGKVIMAEFDYSNQPISTFPIDPREERYSMWLVKRHVLPWVYWNRMLKGKQFEGDALKLKGWKQQTTSSTPHKF
- a CDS encoding response regulator, whose amino-acid sequence is MNKDLPHATLKIFLIDGHEICLSGVLRLLYSQYPHAKIITANTAENVLNQISLLEPDLVIMDIFLPEKQGATARICTGIQLLSELLDKYPKLNIVIQSEHVKKLVRIKSAIDTHKGGFTVADKSLSSKEMLIRVSWALQGLTHIKDIQSIYSELEIKPECLTLLNLAFQEGLQDKAIAENICVSERMVRHYWDKLQEALGIDCQELKNQGKNIRIITQIRAREAGLID